A region of Desulfomicrobium escambiense DSM 10707 DNA encodes the following proteins:
- a CDS encoding glutamate synthase-related protein, translated as MSAVAAITPSQLSLKDLPWQIRWDKDRCTLCGQCAAVCPMQTLELGTFRKRIVKVPAGLKSKPENEHTVYYGIRQRTAPHQACIGCATCTMVCPNDAIMPMHSDEKDKLRMHVNLGGQPRTRGGRRNDSGSVLDQIKFIRISMLTDPALDSGRHEFDLRTLIGRIQSPAEGLATFKEQGWAPAVREIYPLMIGSMSFGALSPNMWEGLQMGVAYLNEELNMPVRMCTGEGGCPPRLLRSRFLKYVILQIASGYFGWDEIIHAIPHMKEDPCAIEIKYGQGAKPGDGGLLMWHKVNKLIAAIRGVPPGVSLPSPPTHQTQYSIEESVAKMIQSMSMAWGFRVPVYPKISATTTTNAVLNNLCRNPYAAGLAVDGEDGGTGAAYNVSMNHMGSPIASNIRDAYLTLCKIGKQNEVPLIAGGGIGKNGNLAANAAALIMLGASAVQIGKYAMQAAAGCVGSESDRCNVCNIGVCPKGITSQDPRVYRRLDPEKVAERLVDLYVSFDTELKKIVAPLGRSTSLPIGMSDALGIADKDAADRLAIKYVV; from the coding sequence ATGTCGGCAGTCGCAGCCATTACCCCTTCCCAACTGAGCCTCAAGGACCTGCCCTGGCAGATCCGCTGGGACAAGGACCGCTGCACCCTGTGCGGCCAGTGCGCGGCCGTGTGCCCCATGCAGACGCTGGAACTGGGCACCTTCCGCAAGCGCATCGTCAAGGTCCCGGCCGGGCTGAAGAGCAAGCCCGAGAACGAGCACACCGTCTACTACGGCATCCGCCAGCGCACGGCCCCGCATCAGGCCTGCATCGGCTGCGCGACCTGCACCATGGTCTGCCCCAATGACGCCATCATGCCCATGCATTCCGACGAGAAGGACAAACTGCGCATGCACGTCAACCTCGGCGGACAGCCCCGCACCCGCGGCGGCCGCCGCAACGACAGCGGCTCGGTGCTCGACCAGATCAAGTTCATCCGCATCTCCATGCTGACGGACCCGGCCCTGGACTCGGGCCGCCACGAGTTCGACCTGCGCACCCTCATCGGCCGCATCCAGTCCCCGGCCGAAGGCTTGGCCACCTTCAAGGAGCAGGGCTGGGCCCCGGCCGTGCGCGAGATCTACCCGCTCATGATCGGCAGCATGTCGTTTGGCGCCCTGTCCCCGAACATGTGGGAAGGCCTGCAGATGGGCGTGGCGTACCTGAACGAGGAACTGAACATGCCCGTGCGCATGTGCACGGGCGAGGGCGGCTGCCCGCCGCGCCTGCTCAGGTCGCGTTTCCTCAAATATGTCATTCTCCAGATCGCCTCGGGCTACTTCGGCTGGGACGAGATCATCCACGCCATCCCGCACATGAAGGAAGACCCCTGCGCCATCGAGATCAAGTACGGCCAGGGCGCCAAGCCCGGCGACGGCGGCCTGCTCATGTGGCACAAGGTCAACAAGCTCATCGCGGCCATCCGCGGCGTGCCTCCGGGAGTGAGCCTGCCGAGCCCGCCGACGCACCAGACCCAGTACTCCATCGAGGAGTCCGTGGCCAAGATGATCCAGTCCATGTCCATGGCCTGGGGCTTCCGCGTGCCCGTATACCCCAAGATCTCGGCCACGACCACGACCAACGCCGTGCTCAACAACCTCTGCCGCAACCCCTACGCCGCGGGCCTGGCCGTGGACGGCGAGGACGGCGGCACCGGCGCGGCCTACAACGTGTCCATGAACCACATGGGCAGCCCCATCGCCTCCAACATCCGCGACGCCTACCTGACCCTGTGCAAGATCGGCAAACAGAACGAGGTCCCGCTCATCGCCGGCGGCGGCATCGGCAAGAACGGCAACCTGGCCGCCAACGCCGCGGCCCTGATCATGCTCGGCGCCTCGGCCGTGCAGATCGGCAAGTACGCCATGCAGGCCGCGGCCGGGTGCGTGGGTTCGGAGTCCGACCGCTGCAACGTGTGCAACATCGGCGTCTGCCCCAAGGGCATCACCTCGCAGGATCCGCGCGTCTACCGCCGCCTCGATCCGGAGAAGGTCGCCGAACGGCTGGTGGACCTCTACGTCAGCTTCGACACGGAACTGAAGAAGATCGTCGCCCCCCTGGGCCGCTCCACCTCGCTGCCCATCGGCATGTCCGACGCCCTGGGCATCGCCGACAAGGACGCGGCTGACAGACTGGCCATCAAGTACGTGGTGTAG
- a CDS encoding helix-hairpin-helix domain-containing protein, producing the protein MNPSKVSRDRLETLTDLPNIGPAMAADLRLLGFDHPAQLAGQDPQALYDRLGELTGGRQDPCVLDVLVSVTRFMDGEEPRPWWHYTPERKNRTIV; encoded by the coding sequence ATGAACCCGTCCAAAGTCAGCCGCGACCGTCTCGAAACCCTGACCGACCTGCCCAACATCGGCCCGGCCATGGCCGCCGACCTGCGCCTGCTGGGCTTCGACCACCCCGCGCAGCTCGCGGGCCAGGACCCGCAGGCCCTCTACGACCGCCTCGGAGAACTGACCGGCGGCCGCCAGGACCCGTGCGTGCTGGACGTCCTCGTCTCCGTGACCAGATTCATGGACGGCGAGGAGCCCAGGCCGTGGTGGCACTACACGCCGGAGAGGAAGAACCGGACCATTGTCTGA
- a CDS encoding glutamate synthase gives MCRLFALTSSDPVSPMDAIRALDVMREGHDGSGVGLYLSDLAGPFESMKDSPVLSGIFTDLGMKRLDEFMEAKGFTLRYDMPITPKGPLPTWTPKRDRYVVRAYDIPAAWKDLSDAEKGQGYLLTRLELKHMGLQDESMTVFSFWPDTVMIKEIGDPLQVGEYLGLDRPEIMSRLILAQGRQNTNYAINLYACHPFFIEGLSTMTNGENTAFVPIRDYLMGQGVPGYEGYNSDSEVFTHILHYTIRRLGLPFEAYKHIITPLKDHEMKGHPDQAFLSKLKQICRRLIIDGPNCVIGCLPDKSMFMVQDSKKLRPGVVGGRPGLYAFSSEICGLDLAIPDRDKSQDFQPMHLDSAIVGPDRQEVRVCRQSQPLPLPN, from the coding sequence ATGTGTCGATTGTTTGCGCTGACCAGCAGCGACCCCGTCTCCCCCATGGATGCCATCCGGGCCCTGGATGTCATGCGCGAGGGACACGACGGCTCGGGCGTCGGCCTGTACCTGTCGGATCTGGCCGGTCCGTTCGAGTCCATGAAGGACAGCCCCGTCCTGTCCGGAATCTTCACCGACCTGGGCATGAAGCGTCTCGACGAGTTCATGGAAGCCAAGGGCTTCACCCTCAGGTACGACATGCCCATCACGCCCAAGGGGCCGCTGCCGACCTGGACGCCCAAGCGTGACCGTTACGTGGTCCGCGCCTACGACATCCCCGCCGCCTGGAAGGACCTGAGCGACGCCGAAAAGGGCCAGGGCTACCTGCTGACCCGTCTGGAACTCAAGCACATGGGCCTGCAGGACGAGAGCATGACCGTCTTCTCCTTCTGGCCCGACACGGTCATGATCAAGGAGATCGGCGACCCGCTGCAGGTCGGCGAGTACCTGGGCCTGGACCGCCCCGAGATCATGAGCCGCCTCATCCTGGCCCAGGGCCGGCAGAACACCAACTACGCCATCAACCTCTACGCCTGCCACCCCTTCTTCATCGAAGGCTTAAGCACCATGACCAACGGCGAGAACACGGCCTTCGTGCCCATCCGCGACTACCTCATGGGCCAGGGCGTGCCCGGCTACGAGGGCTACAACTCTGACTCCGAGGTCTTCACGCACATCCTGCACTACACCATCCGCAGGCTGGGGCTGCCCTTCGAGGCGTACAAGCATATCATCACGCCTCTGAAGGACCACGAGATGAAAGGCCACCCCGACCAGGCCTTCCTGTCCAAGCTGAAGCAGATCTGCCGGCGCCTCATCATCGACGGCCCCAACTGCGTCATCGGCTGCCTGCCGGACAAGTCCATGTTCATGGTCCAGGACAGCAAGAAGCTGCGCCCCGGCGTGGTCGGTGGCCGTCCCGGCCTGTACGCGTTCTCGTCCGAGATCTGCGGCCTGGACCTGGCCATCCCCGATCGTGACAAGTCCCAGGATTTCCAACCCATGCATCTGGATTCGGCCATCGTTGGCCCGGACCGCCAGGAGGTCAGAGTATGTCGGCAGTCGCAGCCATTACCCCTTCCCAACTGA